The genomic DNA GGACCCCCAACGTCGGATGGACAGCCATCTGGGCGATTCTACGCGTCCAGAACTCCCCAGGTGTCTAACGCTGCTCTGGTAGTGGAGTCCCGGGGACTCATCGATCGAGTTAGCGCCTACAGCAATGATAGTATTAGTAGGACAGAAGACgaggttgaagatcaagTCCTAGGGCCAGCCATTCGTCATGAGTCTTCTCCAGACCTACAAACAGAGCCTACCCAGTCAGATCGTCAATCGATCACAGAAGATGCCCAGGCACAAGATATCCCCGAATCCGGAACAAATGACAACCTATCAAGCGACCCTGTTTGCACGGTGCGAACTTCAAGCTTGGATCTAGCAGACGCGACATCTGCAATGCAGCATGATGATCATCTTACTCCATCGCGTCCATCAGGCGACACTGGTGGGCTGGGGTGTAGCGACTTTTCAGGGGAACAAACACCATGGTCAGCCCGCCCCAGCGAAGAGGTTACGGTAACTGATCGCACATCTGTGTCGAACAATCTATGGACACCTATCGAAAATGGTGATCTTGCATCCTTACTATCCTTCACGGACGAATACTTTTTCGTTGACGGCAAAACCAGGGGTCACCCCGATAGAGGGGATAATCCTACAAAGGCAGAACGGAGCATCATCAGCGATGGAAGCTTGTATAATGGACTAGGTCATGATCGCAGCCCGTCGGCGGGAACGCTAGATGTCCCTGAGGTAATTGGTCCTGGACGACCGATCCCTATTCAACCCCCTCGGCCATATCGAGTAGAGCGAGATGCCAGTGATGAATCCGTCGATGAATATCTTTTTACGTATCCAATGTATCAGCGACGTTATTTTCCTTGATACTTGATGGCCCCAACCGCTCATCTACCGTTCCGACTGCGTACCATTGTTCAGTGGTAAATTGTGTACGAAAGCATATGCTGTACGGCCATTGGAAAATGTATACACTGCATTGTTAAATGGGTCCATATACTTATTTTCCAGCCCAGCGGTTTATAGTTTGGCTTTGAGGTGTTCCTCAAAGTTACCACTCTTTTACGACCCAGTCTTGTTGGTATAGCCACTATTTCCGATCAGAGATTTGGATATTGTGGGATCGGAAGATCCCACAAGCCAACGAAGAACTTTAATGTTATATGAATATCCAAATTCCCATGACTTTGTTGTGTGTGCAAGCCAGGTAGTGATCATCCCAAGCGTAGAGTAAAACCTGCCCCCGTCTCCCCACCGTCACCACTTGACTGGCCACCAAATACACTAGCAAAGTCCAGTCTTGGAGCCTCCTGGCCTCGCTTCGGCGCTTCGGGCGTCTGCCGCCGCCTCCGTTTCTCCATGCCTGCCTTCGACGGGAACGTAGGAAACATTTCCTTTGGCTTTGGCCGAGGGTCTTCACGGAAGTACGGATGTGAAAGACATTCCTGCGTCGTCGGCCGCGAGCTTGGATTCAAGGCTAGCAGCGACGAAAGCAGCTGAAGACCGGCATTTGTCAAAAAGGGAAACTTTGAACGTGGCAGAAGAGGTGGGTTCCCCGATGGAGCCGAGGTCTGCGGGAGTCGAAGAGACTTCGCATTGGGAAGAGAACGGAAGCCAGGCCAAGTCTGCGGTGTTGGAGGCCCAGTCAAAGCAAAGATCTATTTTCCGTAAGTACGCATCCAACGAAACCTAACACCACGGGTATCAAGGATATGAAGTATAAACGGTACCTTGGACACTTGATCAACCTCATTCTTTCCCTGCAGGAGGGGCTCCTTGGTGAGTAACTCCCCAAAGATGCATCCGATACTCCACATATCAATCTCAGTGC from Aspergillus oryzae RIB40 DNA, chromosome 7 includes the following:
- a CDS encoding uncharacterized protein (predicted protein) — its product is MSPLPSPSLPGPPTSDGQPSGRFYASRTPQVSNAALVVESRGLIDRVSAYSNDSISRTEDEVEDQVLGPAIRHESSPDLQTEPTQSDRQSITEDAQAQDIPESGTNDNLSSDPVCTVRTSSLDLADATSAMQHDDHLTPSRPSGDTGGLGCSDFSGEQTPWSARPSEEVTVTDRTSVSNNLWTPIENGDLASLLSFTDEYFFVDGKTRGHPDRGDNPTKAERSIISDGSLYNGLGHDRSPSAGTLDVPEVIGPGRPIPIQPPRPYRVERDASDESVDEYLFTYPMYQRRYFP